gagaccagcctgaccaacatggtgaaaccccgtctctactaaaaatacaaaattagccgggaatggtggctcatgcctgtaatcccagctacttgggaggctgaggcaggagaatcacttgaacctcggaggcagaggttgcagtgagccgagatcgtgccactggacttcagcccagagcgaaactccatctcaaaaaaaaaaaaaaaaaatccaggcgcagtggctcacgcctgtaatccccacattttgggaggccgaggcgggtggatcacgaggtcaggagatcaagaccaacctggccaaggtagtgaaaccccatctgtactaaaagtacaaaaattagctggttgtggtggcgggcgcctgcaatcccagctactcgggaggctgaggcaggagaatcgcttgaacctgggaggcagaggttgcagtgagccgagatcaggccactgcactccagcctgggtgacagagcaagactctgtctcaaaaaaaaaaaaaaaaaatcaaccaggcatggcggcacgtgcctgtaatgccagctacttgggaggctgaggtaggaggatcgcttgagcctaggaggtcaaggctgcagtgagccgaaatcgtgccactgcattccagcctaggtgacaaagcaagactgtctcaaaaaaaaaaagagggtctcgctcggttgcccaggctggagtgcagtggaatgatctcagctcactgcaacctctgcctcctgggttctagcgattctcctgcctcagcctcctgagtagctgggattacaggcacccaccaccacgcccggctaatttttgtatttttagtagagacagtgtttcaccatgttggccaggctggtctcaaactcctgacctcatgatccgcctgcctcggcctcccacagtgctgggattacaggcatgagccaccgcacccagtgcaagaccctatttctattttttaaaaaaatggagatgCAGTGAATGGGCTCCCGCAAGTGTGTAATAACGGGGGTGAGTGCATGTACCACCTGCTCCTGGGAGGAAACACCAGAAAGTAGTGAGTGGCAGGTGGGTACGGGGCCGACAGCAGGGGTGAGGGGCTCATTTCTCATTGAATATTATTCTGTGCTGTTTTGTTtgtgttgagacagagtctcgctctctcacccaggctggagtgcagtgacgcaatctcggctcactgcaacctccgcctcccgggttcaagctaattctcctgcctcagcttcccgagtagctgggaccacaggtgtccatcaccacacctgactaatttttgtatttttagtagagacggggtttcaccatgttggtcaggctggtctcgaactcctgacctcaggtgatctacccaccttggcctcccaaagtgctgggattacaggcatgagccactgcgcccagacaaTTTTGTGCTGttttaattgtgttttaaaaGCTACATGTGTCTTGCAATTCATTTCAAAAGGGTGAGGTTCTCCTGATCTTGAAATTGCCTTTCTAGTGGAAAAGCCGAGTCTATGTGGGGTCCCTCAAACAGGCTCTGTAACTGACCAGGCTACTCCCATGTTCTGTGGGCACCTGGGAGTCTAGTCAGGATTTAAGCAGAGTTCCTGCCATGAGAGCTGGAACCGGGCTTTCCGTGCAGGGCAGATGAGATTGTTTTGAACCCTGCTAGACTGTCTTGGGGCCAGCAACCTTGTTTTCTGGGATGACTTCCTTGGGACATATTCCCAAGAGCAAGGTCAAAGCATAAAACATCTTTGAgtctcttgtctttttgtttttgagacagagtctcactctgttgcccaggctggagtgcaagggcacgatctcagcttactgcaaactccacttcctgggttcaagcgattctcctgcctcagcctcctgagtagctgggattacaggtgccccccgcccccacaccatgcctggcttaattttcgtatttttagtagagatggggttttaccatgctggccaggctggtctcgaactcctgacctcaagtgatccacctgcctcagcctcccaaagtgctgggtttacaagcgtgagccacacaCCTGGCCTAGTGGGTCCCCCAGTCTTCCCTGGGCCATGGCTTAGTGCCAGCCCCAGACCACTTCTTCCTGGTGCACCTCCAGGCCAGGGGGGCTTCCCAGAGGAAGGGACTTGTGGGTCTTGGAGGCTGGACAAGGACTGTAGGAATCCAGGAGTAGCCAGGGCCCttgtcctctcccctccctcttctccaGGCAAGAAAAGCTGAGAACAGAAAGGTTTAGTGCTGACTTGGGTGCTTGGGGTGCGAtgtgtggggagagggggagtCAGCCTCTCTCCTCAAGCACCCACTCTGGGGTGAGGGGTACAGGGCTGAAGGACAGACTCCAAGTGGCGAGGGAGGGAGACCCCACGCCGTGGGCCAGGCCTCTACATCATCCACCCTGGCAGACATCGCAAAGGGGTCAAAGCACTCGCTGTAGACATGGGCTCAGTCTCTGCCCCCTGCCCACCCTCAGCGATGACTACCTGTCCCTGGAGGGTTCCCGCTGGCCACCAGCCATCAGGCAGGCCACACGCTGGAAGTACACGCCCATGGGACGGGACGCAGCCGGCCAGCTGTGGTACACAGGCCTGACCAACTCGGACGCCTGGGAAGCCTGGTACAACCTGCCACGGGCCCCGGCCAGCCCCTTCCGCGAGGCCTACAACCGCTGGCACAGCTGCTACCAACACCGTGAGTGCAGCATGCCATCGGGTGAGTGCCCCCCCCCCCGCCCTGGGCAGCGGGCCTGCCAGAGGGGGACAGGAATGACCGCCAGCCCCCGCCCCACCGCAGCCTACACCCAGCACCTGCGGGAGACCGCCTGGCATGACCCCATCGTCCCTGCCCAGTACCAGGCCCCCAGCACCCGGTGGGGGAGCGCGCTGTGGAAAGACAGGCCAATCCGGGGCAAGGAATACGGTGAGGCTAGGTGCAGGGTGGGTCCTTGGGAGGCCAGGGGGACAAGGCCACCTAGGCCAGGGTGAAACTGCCCGGGGCGATCCAGGAGCCCCTTGCTGGCCAACGGCGAGGAGGTGGGGGCACATGGTGACCCGAGTCCCACCTACAGTGCTCAACAGGAACCGGTACGGGGTGGAGCCACTGTGGAGGGCATCAGACTACGTGCCCTCCCTGTCGGCACCCCAGCGCCCGCCCGGCACCACCCAGAACTACCGGGAGTGGGTCCTGGAACCATACTGCCCCTCCACCTGCCAGCGGTCCCCGCCTTCCCTCACACCCACTCCCCGATAAAGGCATGCTACCAGGATGCACCCACTGTCTCTGCACCCAGATGAGGGGGCACTAACCTAGTCCCAGGGGACCAGAGGCTCGGGACAGAGGCAGACACTGGGCTCGCTGGCCGCCCACAACCAGGGCAGGGCTGAGATGCCCAGGCTACCCCTGCCCAGAGCCCCCCCGCAGGCAGACAGGAGCCAGGCTGCCGTCATCTCTTTATTTGCTGCCAGCAGAGTCCACCAAGCCTGCCGGGCAGCCCTGCTGCCCACCACGGTGGGGTCCAGGCCCAGCCCACCACCCCGTGGCTGTCTCCTCCAGGCTCCAGCCGTCCTGAGGGGGCcctggcagtgtctggagacccccaggctggaggtgagGGGTGAACTGGACTGAGCTCAGGGTTAGGGTTCCCCCAGACCCTTCTGGGATTCCTACTTCCTGTTCCCTGCCGAGAGGGGCACCCCAAATCCTCCAGAGGGCTGGGATGGATTAGAGTTGAGAATGGGACACCCTCAAAACCCAGGGGGTCCTTGCAAGTCCCTGGCGGGCATCCCTGCTGCCCTCACCCGACCCCACCCCCGGGAGCTGggtgaggatggagggtgggggtCCAGAGAAGAGTGAGGGGCAGTGGGGGCTTTTCCCCAAGGCCCTGGGGGGCATCCTCGTGCGTCCCCACAGTTCCCTTGCACAGGTGCAGGAGGCTGTCAGGAGTCAGGGCCGGGCATCACGGTCCCCTGCAAGGGAGGGGTGGAAATGGCATTAGAGAGTGTGGGTCAGTGtctggggagggaggggtgggccaGGACTCACAGCGTCGCAGGCGGGTCGGCCACAGCAGGAGGCTACAGAGACACAGGGCAGCGGCCACGCCCACGCCGCCCGTCACAGCCACCATCGCCCAGTGGTAAAAGCTCACGCAGGCCCTGCAGCAGAGCTCTGAGCTGTGGGAGGAGGCGGGGGATGAGTAGGCACCGCGGGTACCACCCCCCCGCCACCCAAGCTGAACCTGTGCCTCCCCTCACCCCCGACAGCGGCTCCGTCCTGTCCAATCCAGGAGCTGGGGGCCCTgccactccctccctcctgtcccaCACCCAACAGCTCGGCCAGTCCTGTGGGCCCTGCTTCCAGCATCCATGCCAAATCCACCATGTCTCCCCTTCCCTGTCTCCTCATGGTCCAGCCCCAGCATGGCCCGCCTGCACCCGCCCCGGTCCCAGGCTGCAACTTCTCCCCCAGCAGCTGTCCTCCCGGCAGCAACCACCAGAGGGCGTCTGTGAGCGCCTGGGTCAGGGCCTGTCCCTCTTCTGCCCACAGCTCTCTGTGAGTCCCACTGTCCTCAGGGTCAAATCCCCTAAGTCCTCCCCATGGCCCACCAGGCCCTGCACGacctgccctcccctcctccctctacTCCAGCCACACAGGCCTCCTCCCTGTTCTTCCAACACAACATGCCAGGTGTGGTCCTGCCCCAGGGCTTTGGCACTACTTGTCCCTCCCCATTGGCCTGGAATGCTCTGACATCCTGCAGGTGTCAGGGCCAcgtcacctcctccaagaagccctccCTGGCTTCCTGCCCTGGCTGTCCAGGTTTCTCTGAGCGTTCACCTTTACACACCACCCACGCCGGTACCAACCacatgttcacctctgtgactatTAACACGGCTGGCTCTGCCCCAGGCCCAGACCGGCTGTGGTTTCCAGGCCCTGGGCCTCTACAGGCGTGAATGCTGTGATGCTGTGGTCTAGAACCATCCATGTCTGAACCCTGAGTTCTGTGGGTCTGGGTTACACGGACTCGGGGCTCCCTTCCAGCTGGGCCCACCCCCGATATATTTCTGTACGGTGTCTTCAGCACTGCACACATGGACCCAacgtttgttgagtgaataaacgAAGTGCTcagtggaagaaaggaaaggtcTCCCCTGCCTATGACTCCCATTGGGGCAGGTGTCTTTGGTCCACAGCTGGATGCCCAGACCCAGAACACTGCTGGACACACAGCAGGCGCTTAATCCCCTCTTACtgaacaaaagaatgaatgaacgaacAGCGGCACTCACGGGCAAGGGTGCAGGCTCTGGATGGCCATGACTGCCAGCCCATTGGCCACCTTATCCAAGAAGCTCATGGAGCCGTACACGAACGCTCCGCTGTTCTGTGGAGACACAGGCGAGGTGGTCAGCGTGCACCCCGAGATCTAGGACCcggcctcccccaccccagcctggctACCAGCCCTACCGTGTGGGGACCGATGAGGTCGGCCGTCATGGCCAGCGAGGTGACGAGGATGGTGGCACAGCCAGCACCCAGCAGCACAGCCGCTGCGTACACGGCCACACCCAGTCCCTCCGCCAGCGCCACCCAGGCGGCAAAGGCCAGGATCACCAGGAGGCCTGAGAAGTAGGTCATCTGCAGGGACAGCCCCGGGGTCAGGCCCACACCACTGGGTGCCCCCAAGCCTGGCGCTTCAATCCGccacccctacccccaaccccagCAAACAAGGCATGAGCTGGATGGTCCCTAAGgagccctggctctggccctggaCACAACACCGAGGCTCTGCAGATCCTCCATGCCAGAGCTGTGCTCTCTGTCCACGCCGTAGCGGCTGGAGACGTGTGGCTATTCTGCCTGAGCGCAGGTCAGTTACAACGAAAGCAAACGACGGACTCGGCTCAGTCCCCACGGCCACATTTCAAGCCCTCAGTAGCTGCACAGGGTGGACAGAAAGCGCCAGAGCTCCATGGCTGCGAGTGTATAAACTCGAGACACAGAGAAGCCAGGATCCTAGAATTCCTTGTTCCCAGAtctggggctttttttttctggagacaagagtctcgctgtgtcgcccaggctggagtgcagtggtgtgatctcatctcactgcaagctccgcctcccgggttcacgccattctcctgcctcagcctcccgaatagctgggactacaggcacccgccaccaacgcccggctaattttgtttttgtatctttagtagagacggggtttcaccgtgttagccaggatggtctcgatctcctgacctcgtgatccgcccgcctcggcctcccaaagtgctgggattacaggcgtgagccaccgtgcccggcctagatcTGGGGCTTCTACAAGGCGGGAACTCGGAGGCCTGAGAGCATCCGAGGATGGAACCCGGAGCGGGTGGGATCTCGGCTGCAGGGCACCCCATCCTCCGCCCCAGCTGTCCCCGGTCCCCGCCCACTCACGTTCCTCCCAATGCACTTGTTGATGGGCTTCATGAGGAAGGAGGACAAGAAGCCGCTGAGGTACATCACCAGGGGAATGGTCGCGATGAACTTCTGCGGAGGCAGAGCCAGGCATGCCGTGTCAGTCATGGCTCGCCAGGCTGGGGCCGTCCCATCCCAGCGTCCCCGCCCCAATCTGCTCACCTTGGGCAGGTGGAGCGAGTAGGTGAGGTACATGGCCATGTAGGTCTGGGACAGGTTCACGATGAGCCTGGTGGTCATGTACAGTATGCCCACCTGTGGGCAGACCGACAGAGGGACTGGCAGGGGTCAGGAGGGCCTTCTCCACTCCCACCAGCAGGGGGCACCGGGGCCAGGGTGGGCGCCCTGCAGCTGGCATTTGATCCATTGGTAGTGACTGCCCAGTGGGGTGGGCCAGGAAGAGGAGAGCAGCACTTGATGAGTGACGTTTGCC
The DNA window shown above is from Homo sapiens chromosome 19, GRCh38.p14 Primary Assembly and carries:
- the TEKTIP1 gene encoding tektin bundle-interacting protein 1 isoform X1; the encoded protein is MCGERGSQPLSSSTHSGVRGTGLKDRLQVAREGDPTPWARPLHHPPWQTSQRGQSTRCRHGLSLCPLPTLSDDYLSLEGSRWPPAIRQATRWKYTPMGRDAAGQLWYTGLTNSDAWEAWYNLPRAPASPFREAYNRWHSCYQHRECSMPSAYTQHLRETAWHDPIVPAQYQAPSTRWGSALWKDRPIRGKEYVLNRNRYGVEPLWRASDYVPSLSAPQRPPGTTQNYREWVLEPYCPSTCQRSPPSLTPTPR
- the TEKTIP1 gene encoding tektin bundle-interacting protein 1 — protein: MQTLRQEAARPCIPSGTLEASFPAPLYSDDYLSLEGSRWPPAIRQATRWKYTPMGRDAAGQLWYTGLTNSDAWEAWYNLPRAPASPFREAYNRWHSCYQHRECSMPSAYTQHLRETAWHDPIVPAQYQAPSTRWGSALWKDRPIRGKEYVLNRNRYGVEPLWRASDYVPSLSAPQRPPGTTQNYREWVLEPYCPSTCQRSPPSLTPTPR
- the TEKTIP1 gene encoding tektin bundle-interacting protein 1 isoform X2 translates to MGRDAAGQLWYTGLTNSDAWEAWYNLPRAPASPFREAYNRWHSCYQHRECSMPSAYTQHLRETAWHDPIVPAQYQAPSTRWGSALWKDRPIRGKEYVLNRNRYGVEPLWRASDYVPSLSAPQRPPGTTQNYREWVLEPYCPSTCQRSPPSLTPTPR